The following coding sequences are from one Haloplasma contractile SSD-17B window:
- a CDS encoding YkvI family membrane protein, with translation MKHVVKRDQEGQIGIFKIAATYIGTVVGAGFASGQEVLQFFSSYGLNGVWGIALAVVLFFFFGYTILLLGKKLNADSHVQVVRFSNGKIFGTIIDLIITFFLFGVLSAMIAGTGAIVAEQFGISPFFGTLLMTILPLLTVMSGITGVINSISYIVPILLLSVLSICIYSIVINPLTVDEIELAREQDGATPFWIVSGINYASYNLVMAVSVLGPLGTKGKDRRSLFLGALFGALGLGIGILAIYYSVLTNIEEAVTVEIPMVTIAGNIGRIIQIIFSVVLIAEVYTTAVGGLYGFVSRTDDFTGEKYRKMIIIGTSIGAFLLAQIGFSKMVKIMFPLVGYGGFLLFIGLIYVWLFKRDELRE, from the coding sequence ATGAAACATGTAGTAAAAAGAGATCAAGAAGGTCAAATTGGTATTTTTAAAATAGCTGCAACTTATATAGGAACCGTAGTAGGAGCTGGATTTGCTTCCGGTCAAGAGGTGCTTCAGTTCTTTTCATCTTATGGGTTAAATGGAGTATGGGGAATAGCTCTTGCTGTCGTTTTATTTTTCTTTTTCGGTTATACAATCTTGCTACTTGGTAAAAAACTCAATGCAGATTCGCATGTGCAAGTCGTAAGGTTCTCTAATGGAAAAATTTTTGGAACGATCATTGACCTAATTATAACCTTTTTCCTATTTGGAGTCTTGTCCGCCATGATCGCTGGTACTGGTGCAATTGTTGCAGAACAATTTGGTATCTCACCGTTCTTCGGAACTTTATTAATGACGATTTTACCACTATTGACCGTTATGTCCGGAATAACGGGTGTAATTAATTCAATTAGTTATATTGTCCCAATACTATTATTATCAGTTCTATCGATTTGTATATACTCAATCGTAATAAATCCACTAACAGTCGATGAAATCGAACTTGCAAGAGAGCAAGATGGGGCAACACCATTTTGGATTGTATCTGGTATTAATTATGCCTCGTATAATCTGGTAATGGCAGTATCAGTACTCGGTCCATTAGGCACTAAAGGAAAAGATCGTCGTTCTTTATTTCTAGGTGCATTGTTTGGTGCTCTTGGATTAGGTATTGGAATATTAGCCATTTATTATAGTGTATTAACCAATATAGAAGAAGCTGTAACGGTTGAAATACCAATGGTTACAATAGCTGGTAACATTGGACGAATCATCCAAATCATATTTTCAGTCGTACTAATAGCAGAGGTCTATACAACAGCTGTCGGCGGTTTATACGGATTTGTATCACGTACAGATGACTTTACTGGTGAAAAATATAGAAAAATGATTATCATTGGAACATCCATTGGAGCCTTCTTGTTGGCTCAAATAGGATTCTCTAAGATGGTTAAAATCATGTTCCCACTAGTCGGTTATGGTGGTTTCCTACTATTCATTGGACTAATATACGTATGGCTGTTTAAACGTGATGAACTTAGAGAATAA
- a CDS encoding WD40 repeat domain-containing protein: MANNLRDFDGLIKSMDVDNLYIYTMSDQTIFVWDKIDYTLTRTMDCSNDVEIVRDFRVNSKRIYAIGLYNFLVLDKDNADMIYHYKFGCNTNSDFCHFFNDVEKIYLSIRNSHVIAIDKTDYMNTCILDEHNDSVESIASDQDFLYTGSKDKTVTIWTKKGYEVIDTLYGHNGDVFVTVNEEYIISGSNDGKIIVWDKETLEEKMSIKTAQDTIDWISSWNSYLLTMSSDEGNIKVWDLKENDCILRTEIQIPSSLKHNVMIDEDVLYLVTQDHPGIQVFNLEDIVNN; the protein is encoded by the coding sequence ATGGCCAATAACCTTAGAGATTTTGATGGCTTAATTAAAAGCATGGATGTTGATAATCTTTACATCTACACGATGAGTGATCAAACAATCTTTGTTTGGGATAAAATTGACTATACGTTGACACGAACAATGGATTGTTCAAATGATGTTGAAATAGTAAGAGATTTTAGAGTCAATAGTAAACGAATCTACGCTATTGGGTTGTATAACTTTTTAGTATTAGATAAGGACAATGCTGACATGATTTATCACTATAAGTTTGGATGTAATACTAATTCTGACTTCTGTCACTTTTTTAATGATGTAGAGAAGATTTACTTGTCAATACGGAATAGTCATGTCATTGCGATTGACAAGACAGATTATATGAATACGTGTATCTTAGATGAACACAATGATAGTGTAGAAAGTATTGCATCAGATCAAGATTTTCTCTATACAGGATCTAAAGATAAAACGGTAACGATTTGGACTAAAAAAGGTTACGAAGTAATCGATACGTTATACGGACATAATGGTGATGTATTCGTAACTGTAAATGAAGAGTACATTATCTCAGGTTCTAATGATGGCAAGATTATTGTTTGGGATAAAGAGACACTAGAAGAAAAAATGAGTATAAAAACTGCTCAAGATACAATTGACTGGATTAGCTCATGGAACAGTTATTTACTAACCATGAGTAGTGATGAAGGAAATATTAAGGTATGGGATTTAAAAGAAAATGATTGTATACTTAGAACAGAAATCCAAATACCAAGTTCATTAAAACACAATGTAATGATTGATGAAGATGTACTATATCTTGTCACACAGGATCATCCAGGTATTCAAGTTTTTAATCTAGAGGACATTGTTAATAATTAA